The following are encoded together in the Cyanobacterium aponinum PCC 10605 genome:
- a CDS encoding ABC transporter ATP-binding protein produces the protein MPQSNDSILQAINLSKSFGGLKAVHQASIDVKNHSITGLIGPNGAGKSTLFNLLSNFLTADEGQVLFEGNPVQNLPPHQIARLGFLRTFQVARVLSRLTVLENMLLGTQNQIGEHLFSVLLQPKKIRKQERESKEKAMNILESVGLAEKAYDYAGALSGGQRKLLEMARTLMTNPKLILLDEPAAGVNPTLINQICEHILSWNQQGISFLIIEHNMDVIMSLCSHVWVLAEGTNLADGTPEEIQNNEQVLSAYLGE, from the coding sequence ATGCCTCAATCTAATGATTCGATTCTTCAAGCGATTAACCTTTCTAAAAGTTTTGGTGGTTTAAAAGCAGTTCATCAAGCTAGTATAGATGTCAAAAATCATAGCATTACTGGTTTAATCGGTCCTAATGGTGCAGGAAAAAGTACTTTATTTAATCTCCTCTCCAATTTTTTAACCGCCGATGAAGGGCAAGTTTTATTTGAGGGAAATCCTGTGCAAAATTTACCTCCTCATCAGATTGCAAGATTGGGCTTTTTGCGAACATTTCAGGTTGCAAGGGTGTTGTCCCGTTTGACAGTTTTAGAGAATATGTTGTTGGGTACGCAAAATCAGATAGGAGAGCATTTATTTTCCGTATTGTTACAACCAAAAAAAATCAGGAAACAAGAGAGAGAGAGTAAAGAGAAAGCGATGAATATTTTGGAGTCGGTGGGGTTAGCAGAAAAAGCCTATGATTATGCTGGTGCGTTATCAGGTGGACAAAGAAAGTTATTAGAAATGGCTCGAACTTTAATGACTAATCCTAAGTTAATTTTACTGGATGAACCGGCGGCGGGAGTTAATCCCACTCTGATTAATCAAATTTGTGAGCATATTCTTAGTTGGAATCAACAGGGTATTTCTTTTCTAATTATTGAACATAATATGGACGTGATTATGTCTTTGTGTAGTCATGTTTGGGTGTTAGCAGAAGGTACTAATTTAGCAGATGGTACTCCAGAGGAAATACAAAATAATGAGCAAGTTTTGTCGGCTTATTTGGGAGAGTAA
- a CDS encoding MogA/MoaB family molybdenum cofactor biosynthesis protein — MSIPHPDKKFISVNCAIITVSDSRTVVNDESGQIMQELLIKSGHKIVNYIIIKDNKELIEITLKNIAKNDNVHCLIFNGGTGISNRDHTYDVLANLLDKTLSGFGEIFRFLSYQEIGSRAIASRALAGVYQGKLVFSLPGSTGAVKLGLEKLILPELNHLWTQINN, encoded by the coding sequence GTGTCTATTCCCCATCCAGATAAGAAGTTTATCTCCGTCAACTGTGCCATTATAACAGTTAGTGACAGTCGCACTGTTGTTAATGATGAAAGTGGACAAATAATGCAAGAATTGTTGATAAAATCGGGACATAAGATTGTTAATTATATAATTATTAAAGATAATAAAGAGTTAATAGAAATAACATTAAAAAACATAGCTAAAAATGATAATGTACACTGTTTAATTTTTAATGGTGGTACAGGCATTTCTAATCGGGATCATACTTATGATGTATTGGCAAATTTACTGGATAAAACTTTATCTGGTTTTGGGGAAATATTCCGTTTTTTAAGCTACCAAGAAATTGGCTCAAGAGCGATCGCATCTAGGGCATTAGCAGGAGTTTATCAGGGGAAATTGGTCTTTTCTTTACCCGGTTCTACGGGGGCGGTAAAGTTAGGTTTAGAGAAGCTGATTTTGCCAGAATTAAACCATTTATGGACACAAATTAACAATTAA
- a CDS encoding serine/threonine phosphatase: MSDFDTTIYKCIISTPADKTPHIPFKTVQETKGQSSSKYALVNSLELSSLTPYIKINNRQYFALEVVDINPEQKSILDENLEKIEDFEKDNLKKVGIPDLAFIYLTLTEYNPTVPELLDAWQDSQLDQEVVIVTNNQIFKTLTEYWQNNTPDKGTILGYLQTMTKLWRTLSKLNCRSTLLHINNLKIDFNQTLLIEHIYQDSDNDPPLLRELVETWANLIADFGEDYESLITDLMIKIESGEVEDAKQLRSEIELLIQQAEIESLLEEEDLSFLGESDELNTIAESFGDDELSSESQATQINSDGDDQPTLVLPMRLLSVKEVGLTDIGRRRGHNEDYFAMDTTIKKSESSRGTYVSAKGLFLVCDGMGGHAGGEVASATAVKCLSEYFQQNWGDELPSAQTIREGILNANETIYSLNKDKGQVGAGRMGTTLTLTLVQDTKAAIAHVGDSRIYRVTRKWGLELLTVDHCVAQAEIRQGVDPEIAYARPDAYQLTQALGPRDNSFVNPDIRFLDIKEDTLFLMCSDGLYDNDLFESNWEKILLPLISSKANLEEGVAHIIDLGNQVNGHDNLTCVLVRIKVQPNLDGQSGLF, encoded by the coding sequence ATGAGCGATTTTGACACGACTATTTATAAATGTATCATTAGCACTCCTGCCGATAAAACTCCCCATATCCCTTTTAAAACCGTACAAGAAACAAAAGGGCAATCTTCTAGCAAATACGCTTTAGTAAATTCATTAGAACTCAGTTCTCTCACCCCTTATATAAAAATTAATAATCGTCAATATTTTGCTTTAGAAGTCGTAGATATAAATCCCGAACAAAAAAGCATATTAGATGAAAATTTGGAAAAAATAGAAGATTTTGAAAAGGATAATTTAAAAAAAGTAGGTATTCCAGACTTAGCCTTTATTTATCTTACTCTAACTGAATATAATCCCACCGTACCAGAACTTTTAGACGCTTGGCAAGATTCCCAACTTGATCAGGAAGTTGTAATTGTTACCAACAATCAAATATTTAAAACTCTAACGGAATATTGGCAAAACAATACCCCGGACAAGGGGACTATACTAGGTTATTTACAAACCATGACTAAGTTATGGAGAACTCTTAGTAAACTTAATTGTCGCTCTACTTTACTACATATTAATAACCTAAAAATTGATTTTAACCAAACACTTTTAATAGAGCATATATATCAAGATTCTGACAATGATCCTCCTCTGTTGAGAGAGCTAGTGGAAACGTGGGCTAATTTAATTGCTGATTTTGGAGAGGATTATGAGTCGTTGATCACAGATTTGATGATCAAAATTGAGTCAGGAGAAGTAGAAGATGCGAAACAATTGCGTTCAGAAATAGAATTGCTTATTCAACAAGCGGAAATTGAATCATTATTAGAAGAAGAAGATTTGAGTTTTCTCGGTGAGAGTGACGAATTAAATACTATTGCTGAGTCATTTGGAGATGATGAGTTATCTTCTGAATCCCAAGCTACGCAAATTAACAGTGATGGAGATGATCAACCCACTTTAGTTTTACCGATGCGTTTATTAAGCGTTAAAGAAGTAGGATTAACAGATATTGGTCGTCGTCGAGGACATAATGAGGACTATTTTGCGATGGATACAACCATCAAAAAGTCGGAAAGTTCTCGTGGTACTTATGTTTCTGCAAAAGGACTCTTTTTAGTTTGTGATGGTATGGGGGGTCATGCTGGAGGTGAGGTTGCGAGTGCTACGGCTGTGAAGTGTTTGTCGGAGTATTTTCAACAAAATTGGGGTGATGAATTGCCTTCTGCTCAAACTATTCGGGAAGGAATTTTAAATGCAAATGAAACAATTTATTCTCTGAATAAGGATAAAGGACAAGTTGGTGCTGGTAGAATGGGAACAACTCTCACTTTAACTCTAGTACAAGACACAAAAGCTGCGATCGCGCATGTGGGAGATAGTCGAATTTATCGAGTTACCCGTAAATGGGGTTTAGAGCTACTAACCGTAGATCATTGTGTTGCGCAAGCAGAAATCAGACAAGGAGTTGATCCAGAAATTGCTTATGCGCGCCCTGATGCTTACCAATTAACCCAAGCCCTAGGTCCGAGAGATAATAGCTTTGTTAATCCAGACATCAGATTTTTAGACATTAAAGAAGATACCTTATTTTTAATGTGTTCCGATGGTTTATATGATAATGATTTATTTGAAAGTAACTGGGAAAAAATCCTTTTACCCTTAATTAGTTCCAAGGCTAATTTAGAAGAAGGAGTTGCTCACATAATTGACCTTGGCAACCAAGTAAATGGTCATGACAATCTAACTTGTGTTTTAGTACGTATTAAAGTACAACCTAATTTAGATGGACAAAGTGGACTTTTTTAA
- a CDS encoding EAL domain-containing protein → MQNAFILTLLISLICFCFYKIYHLNKKNSQLRRQYLEYKQKNTHIETLKNQLENDLQHEKNIVYAYEILFKVIPQGNLDIFQQLIRIIHQDLNLELSYFVWAEKNDQFSIYYLLDDKWQKISIKKTIVDNIFLLFKDKYSQKRKYFFDSNLEIIKRLNFSIQNIKKGLNFSIIHSQFNSNYLLGFYSNNINIFDDKTFDFIDKIISIIENGVDNNYLNQQFYLLRRAIDSCRNGVIIASAQEGNPIVFVNKGFENITGYSFEEIKGKNCRFLQKNDCQETEKKIFREAIQNKESQKIVLRNYRKNGEVFWNEVYISPVYNQEGKVINFIGIQNDITDKYITEQKLRKKTAEIETLNKQLNLVNKLNNLPSQNLQQVFNYYLEEITKILDLDVAIISEVFGYRVSITASYNRFSGNLENNIYLQTNELVDYLSTKVIQQQQIINTDFLKKDEFIVNKLEEFNIYFYLGIPIFINKKIYGILHFFNVNKNKANSNYSNSLIDSISQTISRIIISQEIELEKEQISVALKESQERLYDILSSLDDVIWSIHPQTLQLTYINQAGEKLFQTSLSKILKKRTYWLDLVNPQDKQKVQEYYANLFSISLLGDEVKSHDIEYGIILENGTEKYIRDRANIVYDEKGKKLRIAGILTDITNRTITKQALEKSEQEFRLIFELAPIGMIITDFDGNIIQVNNSLCDLLKYSAIDLLNKNEATFYHPDDQEKSSFFKHKIITENLDQYSEERRFLASNGSIVHTIVNITALRNNENKIIQFIQQIVDISELKVMEQQIFYDAFYDKLTGLPNRFLLTDRLKQFFNIRQYDSQKLCAILLIDVDKFKKINDSLGHKIGDELLRIIADKIVDCVTEKDTVARISSDEFIVLLPDITLEKEVYNIVEQIRIACLFNTTLQNQEVYSSVSIGVTLSSFGYKKAEEMIRDADIAMYHAKEKGGNCYQIFSASMHTDLLKRLNLESALVKALENEELELYYQPIINLKTGFIAGFEALIRWHSPSLGFISPVEFIPIAEETSLIIPLGNWILSQAVQQIEKWEKEYPNLELFIAVNVSSKQLLHPNFLDEIDNILEENNINRKLLKIEITESILMDNFDYAKEVLEQIQERNLKISLDDFGTGYSSLSYLHRLPFNTLKIDRIFIQPLTSASVSSPIVEAIVNLAHNLSLDVVAEGIETEIQEQILKKINCNYGQGYLYSRPVNGRDADNLIKQWS, encoded by the coding sequence ATGCAGAATGCTTTTATCTTAACTTTATTGATATCTTTAATTTGTTTCTGTTTCTATAAAATATACCATTTAAATAAAAAAAATAGTCAATTAAGAAGGCAGTATTTAGAATATAAGCAAAAAAATACTCACATAGAAACTCTTAAAAATCAATTAGAAAATGACTTACAACATGAAAAAAATATTGTTTATGCCTATGAAATTTTATTTAAAGTTATACCCCAAGGAAATTTAGATATTTTTCAGCAATTAATTAGAATTATTCATCAAGACTTAAATTTAGAGTTAAGTTATTTTGTTTGGGCTGAAAAAAATGATCAATTTTCTATTTATTATTTATTAGATGATAAGTGGCAAAAAATCAGTATAAAAAAAACTATTGTAGATAATATTTTTCTCTTATTTAAAGATAAGTATTCTCAAAAAAGAAAATACTTTTTTGATAGTAATTTAGAAATAATAAAACGCCTTAACTTTAGTATTCAAAATATAAAAAAAGGACTAAATTTTTCTATTATACATTCTCAATTTAATAGTAATTACTTATTAGGTTTTTATAGTAACAATATCAATATTTTCGATGATAAAACTTTTGACTTCATTGATAAAATAATTAGTATTATTGAAAATGGGGTTGATAATAATTATTTAAATCAACAATTTTATTTATTAAGAAGAGCGATCGACTCTTGTCGAAACGGTGTTATAATTGCTTCTGCTCAAGAAGGCAATCCAATTGTTTTTGTCAATAAAGGTTTTGAAAATATCACTGGTTATTCTTTTGAAGAAATAAAAGGAAAAAATTGTCGTTTTTTGCAAAAAAATGATTGTCAAGAAACTGAAAAAAAAATATTTAGAGAGGCAATTCAAAATAAAGAAAGTCAAAAAATTGTATTAAGAAATTACCGCAAAAATGGAGAAGTTTTTTGGAATGAAGTTTATATCTCTCCAGTATATAACCAAGAAGGTAAGGTAATTAATTTCATTGGGATTCAAAATGATATTACTGATAAATATATAACAGAGCAAAAACTGCGGAAAAAAACTGCGGAAATAGAAACCTTAAATAAGCAACTAAATTTAGTCAATAAGCTAAATAATCTACCAAGTCAAAATTTACAACAAGTTTTTAATTATTATTTAGAAGAAATTACTAAAATTTTAGATTTGGATGTCGCCATAATCTCTGAAGTTTTCGGATATAGAGTCAGTATTACAGCTTCTTATAATCGATTTTCAGGAAATTTAGAAAACAATATCTATCTTCAAACAAATGAATTAGTTGATTATTTATCAACTAAGGTTATTCAACAACAGCAAATTATTAATACTGATTTTCTCAAAAAAGATGAATTTATAGTCAATAAACTAGAAGAATTTAATATTTATTTTTATCTGGGAATTCCTATTTTCATAAATAAAAAAATTTATGGAATTTTGCACTTTTTTAATGTTAATAAAAATAAAGCTAACTCTAATTATTCTAATAGCCTAATTGATTCAATCTCTCAGACAATTAGTAGAATAATTATTTCTCAAGAAATAGAACTAGAAAAAGAACAAATTAGTGTTGCACTCAAAGAAAGTCAGGAAAGGTTATACGATATATTATCATCTTTAGATGACGTTATTTGGTCAATTCATCCTCAAACATTACAATTAACTTATATTAATCAAGCTGGAGAAAAGTTATTTCAAACTTCCCTAAGCAAAATTCTAAAAAAAAGAACTTATTGGCTAGATTTAGTTAATCCTCAAGATAAGCAAAAGGTACAGGAATATTATGCTAATTTATTTAGTATATCTTTGTTAGGTGATGAAGTTAAATCCCATGATATTGAGTATGGAATTATCCTTGAAAATGGTACGGAAAAATATATTCGCGATCGCGCCAACATTGTTTATGATGAAAAAGGTAAAAAGCTAAGAATAGCCGGAATTTTAACAGATATTACCAATAGAACGATTACCAAACAAGCATTAGAAAAAAGTGAACAAGAATTTCGTTTAATATTTGAACTTGCTCCCATTGGTATGATTATCACAGATTTTGATGGTAATATTATTCAAGTTAATAATTCTTTATGTGATTTATTAAAATATTCTGCCATTGATTTATTGAATAAAAACGAAGCAACATTTTATCATCCTGATGATCAGGAAAAATCATCGTTTTTTAAGCATAAAATAATTACTGAAAATTTAGACCAATATAGTGAAGAAAGAAGATTTTTAGCAAGTAATGGTTCAATTGTTCATACCATTGTAAATATTACGGCTTTAAGAAATAACGAAAACAAAATTATTCAGTTTATTCAACAAATAGTAGATATATCTGAATTAAAAGTAATGGAACAACAAATATTTTATGATGCTTTTTATGATAAGTTAACAGGTTTACCCAATAGATTTTTACTAACAGATAGACTAAAACAATTTTTTAATATCCGTCAATATGACTCTCAAAAGTTGTGTGCAATTCTCCTCATTGATGTGGATAAATTTAAAAAAATTAATGATAGTTTAGGACATAAAATTGGAGATGAATTACTCAGAATAATTGCAGATAAAATTGTCGATTGCGTAACCGAGAAAGATACTGTTGCGAGAATAAGTAGTGACGAGTTTATTGTTTTGTTACCTGATATAACTTTGGAAAAAGAAGTCTATAATATAGTTGAGCAGATAAGAATTGCTTGTTTATTTAATACGACCCTACAGAATCAAGAAGTATATTCATCTGTTAGCATTGGGGTTACATTAAGTTCTTTTGGTTATAAAAAAGCAGAGGAAATGATACGAGATGCGGATATTGCCATGTATCATGCAAAAGAAAAAGGCGGAAATTGCTATCAAATATTTAGTGCTTCTATGCACACAGATTTACTTAAAAGATTAAATTTAGAATCAGCATTAGTTAAAGCGTTAGAAAATGAAGAATTAGAATTATATTATCAACCAATAATTAATTTAAAAACAGGGTTTATTGCTGGGTTTGAGGCTTTAATTCGTTGGCATAGTCCTAGTTTAGGATTTATTTCTCCTGTGGAATTTATTCCCATTGCAGAAGAAACCAGTTTAATTATACCATTGGGAAATTGGATTTTATCTCAAGCGGTGCAACAGATAGAAAAATGGGAAAAAGAATATCCTAATTTAGAATTATTTATAGCGGTTAACGTTTCTAGTAAACAATTATTACATCCTAATTTTCTTGATGAAATTGATAATATTTTGGAAGAAAATAATATTAATCGTAAACTCTTAAAAATTGAAATCACAGAAAGTATTTTAATGGATAATTTTGACTATGCCAAAGAAGTTTTAGAACAAATACAGGAGCGTAATTTAAAAATATCTTTAGATGATTTTGGAACAGGATATTCTTCTTTAAGTTATCTACATCGTTTACCGTTTAATACCCTAAAAATCGATCGCATCTTTATTCAACCCTTAACTTCTGCCAGTGTATCTAGCCCTATTGTAGAAGCAATTGTCAACCTAGCTCATAACCTTTCCTTAGATGTTGTTGCCGAAGGTATTGAGACGGAAATTCAAGAACAAATTTTAAAAAAAATTAACTGTAATTACGGACAAGGATACCTATATTCTCGTCCAGTGAATGGGAGGGATGCTGATAATTTAATCAAACAATGGTCTTAG
- a CDS encoding GNAT family N-acetyltransferase: protein MDENYWIRKLTYEEINFPIEWAKQEGWNPGLYDKDCFYQADSGGFLGGFINNQLIATISAVKYGEKFGFIGFYIVKPDYRKQGYGLKIWQEAIKSLSDRNIGLDGVVSQQDNYRKSGFKLAYRNIRYQGISNHNIEINKTVIDLSSISFEIINNYDKQFFPDDRTNFLKQWIRQPESKVLGIIECDKLRGYGMVKVCDFGYKIAPLFAENFSFAESIFVALQSNIPEGKTFYLDIPEVNHQANILVDKYNLNLVFETARMYNREIPSLPVDKIFGVTSFELG from the coding sequence ATGGATGAAAATTATTGGATTAGAAAACTAACTTACGAAGAAATAAATTTTCCTATAGAGTGGGCAAAACAAGAGGGCTGGAATCCGGGATTATATGACAAAGATTGTTTTTATCAAGCTGATTCAGGAGGATTTCTAGGCGGGTTTATCAATAATCAACTCATCGCAACAATTTCTGCAGTAAAGTATGGAGAAAAATTTGGTTTTATAGGTTTTTACATTGTCAAACCAGACTATCGAAAACAGGGTTATGGTTTAAAAATTTGGCAGGAGGCAATAAAAAGTTTATCAGATAGAAATATTGGTTTGGATGGAGTTGTTAGCCAACAAGATAATTACCGAAAATCTGGTTTTAAGTTGGCTTATCGAAATATTCGCTATCAAGGAATTAGTAATCATAATATAGAAATAAACAAAACAGTTATTGATTTATCTTCTATATCTTTTGAAATAATTAATAATTATGATAAACAATTTTTTCCCGATGACAGAACCAATTTTCTTAAGCAATGGATTCGCCAACCTGAAAGTAAAGTTTTAGGAATTATTGAGTGTGATAAACTAAGAGGTTATGGAATGGTTAAAGTTTGTGATTTTGGATATAAAATTGCTCCTTTATTTGCAGAAAATTTTTCTTTTGCAGAATCAATTTTTGTTGCTTTACAATCTAATATTCCCGAAGGAAAAACTTTTTATTTAGATATTCCTGAAGTTAATCATCAAGCTAATATTTTAGTTGATAAATATAATTTGAATTTAGTTTTTGAAACAGCAAGAATGTATAATAGAGAAATTCCTTCTTTACCTGTTGATAAAATTTTTGGTGTTACTAGCTTTGAGTTAGGGTAA
- the sfsA gene encoding DNA/RNA nuclease SfsA: MSFLYKYPPLISGTLVRRYKRFLSDIELDNGELITAHCANTGPMIGLCKVGSRVMVSKSDNPKRKLAYTWEMIDVGEENHPIWVGINTGLPNRIVKLALEKHIINELAHQYTQIKNEVKFGHDGKSRIDFVLKAEESQPPIYLEVKNTTLAENNIAMFPDTETIRGQKHLKELIELSADAKPVMLYFINRSDCKHFTVGREFDQIYGRLFDEALDKGVKILPCRFDISPQGINYLGIAQIL, translated from the coding sequence TTGAGCTTTTTATATAAATATCCCCCTTTAATTTCAGGCACTTTGGTTCGTCGTTACAAACGTTTTTTATCGGATATAGAATTAGATAATGGTGAATTAATTACAGCCCATTGTGCTAACACAGGACCAATGATAGGTTTATGTAAAGTAGGAAGCCGAGTCATGGTATCGAAAAGTGACAATCCCAAACGTAAACTTGCATATACTTGGGAAATGATCGATGTAGGAGAAGAAAATCATCCGATATGGGTAGGAATTAATACTGGTTTACCAAATCGTATTGTTAAACTTGCTTTGGAAAAACATATAATTAATGAGTTAGCACACCAATATACTCAGATTAAAAATGAAGTAAAATTTGGTCATGATGGCAAAAGTCGTATTGATTTTGTTTTAAAAGCAGAAGAATCTCAACCACCGATATATCTCGAAGTCAAAAACACAACCCTAGCAGAAAATAATATTGCTATGTTTCCAGATACGGAGACGATAAGGGGGCAAAAACATCTAAAAGAATTAATTGAATTATCTGCAGATGCTAAACCTGTAATGCTTTATTTTATTAATAGAAGTGATTGTAAACACTTTACTGTTGGTAGGGAGTTTGATCAGATTTATGGAAGACTATTTGATGAAGCCTTAGATAAAGGGGTAAAAATATTACCTTGTCGTTTTGATATTTCTCCTCAAGGGATAAACTACTTAGGTATAGCACAAATTCTTTAA
- a CDS encoding CHAT domain-containing protein: protein MAKKVIIFKIGEGSFDIGFPFSLRLSHDETRELLVETEGKLPPAPNLYKSYIDWQCSYRNLANCLRLGANQTQVTNVAIDECLGYINALEINLNQWLQDSLVQSVLFDLFPHLDQQDLIRFVIQTADVRLWQLPWYLWDVWQRYPHTEFALSKPNCQKPSRSSDINTKGKVRILAILGDRRGIDVDRDRRVLNSLPNAEVVFLDQPNLAELTPLWEQSWQILFFAGHSSSNNNTQSGLLQINPYETIDIQKLKNTLAKAVYNGLELAIFNSCDGLGLGFNLADLQLPQAIIMREPVPDEVAQEFLKFFLQAYANGETLYQAVKEAKAKIQELYHLEQKAPGSSWLPVICQNLAVNPPLWSDLTNYTSKVPNFSLQSLWKTIFSPILLWAGGAFGIAALSVTAFLLLGLFIFNTFGGRQSPILEPVRKPLIGVCECPYDIDTMGRECGNKSAYSRPGGTTPVCYRGDGR, encoded by the coding sequence ATGGCTAAAAAAGTAATTATCTTCAAAATAGGTGAGGGAAGTTTTGACATCGGATTTCCCTTTAGTCTCAGACTTAGCCATGACGAAACCAGAGAGTTATTAGTAGAAACGGAGGGAAAATTACCCCCTGCTCCTAATTTATACAAAAGTTATATTGACTGGCAATGTAGTTATCGTAATTTAGCTAATTGTTTGCGTTTAGGGGCAAATCAAACTCAAGTGACAAATGTGGCGATAGATGAGTGTTTGGGTTATATTAATGCCTTAGAAATTAATTTGAATCAATGGTTACAAGATTCTTTAGTGCAGTCGGTATTATTTGATTTATTTCCTCATCTTGATCAACAGGATTTAATTCGTTTTGTAATTCAAACCGCCGATGTACGTTTATGGCAATTACCTTGGTATCTATGGGATGTGTGGCAACGTTATCCTCATACTGAGTTTGCATTGAGTAAACCTAATTGTCAAAAACCCAGTCGTAGTAGTGATATTAATACTAAGGGTAAGGTAAGAATTTTAGCAATTTTGGGCGATCGCCGTGGTATAGATGTAGATAGAGATAGACGAGTTTTAAATAGTTTACCAAATGCGGAAGTAGTTTTTTTAGATCAACCCAATTTAGCGGAATTAACTCCTTTATGGGAGCAATCTTGGCAAATTCTCTTTTTTGCAGGTCATAGTAGTAGTAATAATAATACCCAATCGGGCTTGTTACAAATTAATCCCTATGAAACTATCGATATTCAGAAGTTAAAAAATACCCTTGCTAAAGCTGTTTATAATGGCTTAGAGTTAGCAATTTTTAACTCTTGTGATGGTTTAGGATTGGGGTTTAATCTTGCGGATTTACAACTACCTCAAGCTATTATTATGCGTGAACCTGTACCCGATGAGGTAGCCCAAGAATTTCTTAAATTTTTCCTTCAAGCCTATGCTAATGGTGAAACTTTATATCAAGCAGTGAAAGAGGCAAAGGCGAAAATTCAGGAATTATATCATCTTGAACAAAAAGCCCCCGGCTCTTCTTGGTTGCCCGTTATTTGTCAAAATTTGGCAGTTAATCCTCCTCTTTGGTCTGATTTGACTAATTATACGTCTAAAGTTCCTAATTTCTCACTTCAAAGCCTATGGAAGACGATTTTTAGTCCGATATTACTGTGGGCAGGAGGTGCGTTCGGCATAGCCGCACTTTCAGTGACCGCATTTTTACTGCTAGGATTATTTATTTTTAACACTTTTGGGGGAAGACAGTCTCCCATTCTTGAACCAGTAAGAAAGCCTTTAATTGGTGTGTGCGAATGTCCTTATGATATTGACACCATGGGGAGAGAATGTGGTAATAAATCCGCTTATAGTCGCCCCGGCGGTACAACTCCTGTTTGTTATAGAGGGGATGGGAGATGA
- the cobA gene encoding uroporphyrinogen-III C-methyltransferase, translating to MNQSQCIGKVYLVGAGPGDPGLITVKGKVLLEMADVVVYDALVSPEILAMINPQAEKIDAGKRRGRHSLLQSDTTKLLIKKARQHPIIVRLKGGDPFVFGRGGEEMEDLVAAGVAVEVVPGITSGIAAPAYAGIPVTHRNYSSSVTFITGHEAAGKYRPQVNWGAIAQSSETIVIYMGIHNLGQIIPQLKEGGLKGDTDIALIRWGTTPQQEELYGTLDDILYKVEAHNFEAPAIAIIGQVVQFKNQLGNEK from the coding sequence ATGAATCAATCTCAGTGTATAGGGAAAGTATATTTAGTCGGTGCGGGTCCAGGAGATCCGGGGTTAATAACTGTTAAGGGCAAAGTCTTGTTGGAAATGGCGGATGTAGTAGTTTATGATGCTCTTGTTAGCCCTGAAATTTTGGCAATGATTAATCCCCAAGCAGAAAAAATTGATGCGGGGAAGCGCAGAGGCAGACATTCTCTTTTACAATCTGATACCACTAAGTTACTAATTAAAAAGGCTCGTCAACATCCCATCATTGTGCGTTTAAAGGGGGGAGACCCTTTTGTGTTTGGTAGGGGGGGAGAAGAAATGGAGGATTTGGTAGCCGCAGGAGTTGCCGTAGAGGTTGTCCCCGGTATTACGTCTGGTATTGCCGCCCCTGCTTATGCTGGTATTCCCGTTACCCATCGTAATTATAGCTCTTCTGTTACTTTCATTACTGGTCATGAAGCCGCAGGAAAATATCGTCCTCAAGTTAATTGGGGTGCGATCGCACAAAGCTCTGAAACTATTGTGATTTATATGGGAATACATAATTTAGGGCAAATTATCCCTCAGTTGAAGGAGGGAGGGTTAAAAGGTGATACAGATATTGCTTTAATTCGTTGGGGTACAACTCCTCAGCAGGAAGAATTATATGGTACTCTTGATGATATTTTATACAAGGTAGAAGCTCACAATTTTGAAGCACCTGCGATCGCAATTATTGGTCAGGTAGTTCAATTTAAAAATCAATTGGGAAATGAAAAATAA